A DNA window from Allokutzneria albata contains the following coding sequences:
- a CDS encoding CoA-acylating methylmalonate-semialdehyde dehydrogenase, producing the protein MTGLVPHWIDGARTTGSSTRRASVFQPASGEVAREVVLAEQSDVDSAVASAVKAAQDWAESSLSTRARVMFEFRQLVQAHRDELAEIITAEHGKVLSDAAGEVQRGLEVVEFACGIPHLLKGEHSEQVSRGVDAYSVRQPLGVVAGITPFNFPAMVPMWMFPLAIACGNAFVLKPSERDPSTAVRLAELFQEAGLPDGVLNVLQGDALAVNALLDHPDVAAASFVGSTPIARHVYARGTAAGKRIQALGGAKNHMVVLPDADIDGAADAAVSAGFGSAGERCMAISVVVAVGDVADSLIPAITSRMASLVTGPGTDPASQMGPLVTDVHRDRVKSYVDAGVASGAALVVDGRDCAPAGHEGGFWLAPTLFDYVTPEMSIYQDEIFGPVLCVVRVPTLDAAVQLVNANPYGNGTAIFTGDGLAAREYQRRVHVGMIGVNVPIPVPMAYYSFGGWKDSLFGDTHVHGADGVRFYTRAKAITQRWPKHHGVNLGFPTHS; encoded by the coding sequence GTGACCGGCTTAGTCCCGCACTGGATCGACGGAGCGCGCACCACGGGCTCCTCCACGCGGCGGGCCAGCGTGTTCCAACCGGCGAGCGGAGAGGTCGCGCGCGAGGTCGTCCTCGCCGAGCAGTCCGATGTGGACAGTGCGGTGGCGTCCGCGGTGAAGGCCGCGCAGGACTGGGCCGAGTCCTCGCTGTCCACCCGCGCGAGGGTGATGTTCGAGTTCCGCCAGCTGGTCCAGGCCCACCGCGACGAGCTGGCCGAGATCATCACCGCCGAGCACGGCAAGGTGCTCTCCGATGCCGCCGGCGAGGTGCAGCGCGGCCTCGAAGTGGTGGAGTTCGCCTGCGGTATCCCGCACCTGCTCAAGGGTGAGCACTCCGAGCAGGTCTCGCGCGGCGTCGACGCCTACTCCGTGCGCCAGCCGCTCGGCGTCGTCGCGGGCATCACTCCGTTCAACTTCCCCGCGATGGTGCCGATGTGGATGTTCCCGTTGGCCATCGCGTGCGGGAACGCCTTCGTCCTCAAGCCCTCCGAGCGCGATCCGTCCACCGCCGTCCGCCTCGCCGAGCTGTTCCAGGAGGCGGGTCTGCCCGATGGCGTGCTGAACGTGCTGCAGGGCGATGCTCTCGCGGTCAACGCTCTGCTCGACCACCCTGATGTCGCGGCCGCGTCCTTCGTCGGCTCCACGCCGATCGCGCGGCACGTGTACGCACGGGGAACCGCCGCGGGCAAGCGGATCCAGGCGTTGGGCGGCGCGAAGAACCACATGGTGGTGCTGCCCGACGCGGACATCGACGGTGCGGCCGACGCCGCTGTCTCGGCGGGCTTCGGCTCGGCGGGCGAGCGGTGCATGGCGATCTCCGTCGTGGTCGCGGTCGGTGATGTCGCGGACTCGCTGATCCCGGCGATCACCTCGCGGATGGCGTCCCTGGTGACCGGCCCCGGCACCGACCCGGCCTCGCAGATGGGGCCGCTCGTGACCGATGTGCACCGCGACCGCGTCAAGTCCTATGTGGACGCCGGAGTCGCGTCCGGTGCCGCGCTCGTCGTCGACGGACGGGACTGCGCCCCGGCCGGGCACGAAGGCGGTTTCTGGCTGGCACCAACGCTTTTCGACTACGTGACGCCGGAGATGTCGATCTACCAGGACGAGATCTTCGGGCCGGTGCTGTGTGTGGTGCGCGTACCCACGCTGGACGCCGCGGTGCAGCTGGTGAACGCCAACCCCTACGGCAACGGCACGGCGATCTTCACCGGCGACGGCCTCGCGGCGCGCGAGTACCAACGACGGGTGCACGTGGGGATGATCGGCGTGAACGTGCCGATCCCGGTACCGATGGCGTACTACTCGTTCGGCGGGTGGAAGGACTCGCTGTTCGGTGACACGCACGTGCACGGGGCCGACGGCGTGCGCTTCTACACCCGTGCGAAGGCGATCACCCAACGTTGGCCGAAGCACCACGGCGTGAACCTCGGCTTCCCCACGCACTCCTAG